The following nucleotide sequence is from Melioribacteraceae bacterium.
GGACGCGGTTCTGTTTCATATTACGAGGATGAAAGAACTTATGGTGCTGAAATTTATTTTAGATTCGGTAGTGATACCTCCAATTATTATGAGTACCGTCAACCTGTGAGAAAAGGTTGGAACGAAGTCAGTATGATTTTCTCTGAGTTAACCGCTATCAAAGAACAGCGTGAAGTAATAAATGAAGTTTATAGAGTATTCTTAGCTGATGGTACCGGTGCATCTTATGCAGTTAAAGGCGAACCTACATTAACGAGAGTTTCTTATTTTATTATTGGGATTCAAAATCCGAAATTGGCTCCGGACTCAACTCGACCGAATAATTTTGGTGAACCTGTTTCCGGAAGTGTATGGGTTAACGAACTTCGTGTCCTAGATGCTGAAGATACACCCGGGTGGGCTTACACGGCTTCGGCAAGTGTTAAGTTTGCTGATTTATTAAATGTTGATGTTAACACTTCACAAACAGATCCATATTTCCATCGTTTATCCGAACGTTTTGGTAAGCGTATTGATGAAAGAAGTTGGGGTATCAATATAAATTTCGACTTATTAAAACTAATCCCGGTAAACTTACAAGGAAGTAATCTTCGTCTAAATTATTCGAGAAGAGAGTCAATTTCAAAACCGTTGTACTTACCCGGAACTGATGTCAATGTTGATCAAGCTGCTGAAAAGTTACGAATCAGAATGATCGAAAATGGACTAAGCGATAAAGATGCTCAAGTTGAGGCTGATCGACTCAAATTTGAAACTCAAACACTAAGCACTACCGACACTTGGTCACTAAATGGTGTTAAAATTGTTCTGCCAACGGACGCTTGGTATATAAAAGAAACAATTAATAACATCACTCTTGGGTTCAATTATAATATTACTCAAAGCAGAAACCCTACTACTGAACGAAATGAAAAATGGGTTTGGAATGCTAACATGAATTATAATTTGAATTTCAGCAAAGAGAATTACTTCAAGCCGGTTGATATTCCGATTATTGGTGATTTTATTGGTTTGTTTGATGATTATAAAGATGTGAAAGTGTTTTTCAGTCCTACAAAATTTGACGCGGCATTTACAGCTTCAAGAAACTATTCGTTTAATTTAACAAGAACGGATAGTGCCAAACCCAATATTCAACGAGACTTTACTACAACTAGAAAGTTTGGATTCGGTTGGCAATTTACTGAAGGTGGATTGTTAAATCTGGGCCTAAACTATTCTGCGGATTTCCAATCTTCCTTAACAAATCTACTTACGAAAGAAATCGGTGTTGATAGTAGAAATCAGCCGATAATAATTGAAAGAAGCGAAAGTGAAATATGGAGTGATATTTTTGGCGGTGCATTCTTCGGTGATGATTTTAACTTCAAGCAGTCGTTTGATCTAAGGGCTCAACCAAAACTCCCGACATTATGGGGAATTGATAAGGCATTCTCTCTGACACTAAATTATTCTGTTAGCTATAATTGGCGAAACAACTTTACTCAAGCTGAAATAGGACGATCCGCTAGTTGGAGCAATAGATATGGTGCATCACTAAACATACGTTGGAAATCACTTTGGGAGCCATTGTTTGGTGAGGAATCTAAATCCACAACTGCAACAAGACCTGGCGCAACACAGCAACAGGGCAGAGGTGGGAGAACAACAAGAGGACAAGGTCGAGAAACTGAACGCGATGTTGATAAGGAAATTGAAGGAGCTAACGAAGAAACTGTTCAATCGGATAGCACTGAAATTGATGACGGTCCATCAACAATTTCAAAAGGCTTTTCATACATAAAAGCCGCAATTAAATATATCCTTGTTGATTATGACCAAATTAGATTCAACTTTACTCAGACTACTTCTCTTGCGAATACCGGATTAGCTGGTGCGGGTACTGGGTTTAATAATTTCTGGGGATTCTCGGAACATTATTCAAAAGGACCAAGTAGGGCTTATATGCTGGGATTTTCATTTAATGCCGGACCTCGTGCACCAAATGGTAATTTAAGTGATAACTTTTCACAAAAAAATAATTTTGATTTTTCCACTTCAAGACCTTTGTGGGAAGGTGCTACTTTAGATGTCAAATGGAATGTCGGTTGGGGAATTCAAAAAAATACTTCGCTTGAAACTAATGAAGACGGAACGGTTACTATAACAAACTTGAATTCGAGCGGTACACTTGACAGATCATTTTTATCCATTCCTAACTTCTTATTCTTTAATTTCTTTGATAACAACATTGCAAAAGTTGCTTCATTATATAATCCTAACGCTGAAAGACGAAGCGAGAACCTAAGTAATGCATTCATTGAAGGATTCGAATCATTCCCTTGGCTATCAAAAATCCCGTTATTGGGGGATTTCATTAGATATATTCCTAGACCAAATTGGTCAGTCACTTGGAGTGGATTAGAAAAGTTTTCATTCTTAAAAGATATTGCTCAACGTGTTCAGTTAAAACATGCATATACTTCAAAGTATACTGAAGGATGGAAAATTGATCCGGATGGTAATAAACAAATCCAAACACAAAAAATTACATATGGTTTTGCCCCGCTTGTTGGTGTAAGCTTAACGTTTACCGAAATTTTTGACGGGAACGTTACCGGCTCAGTACAGTATAATACAACATCAAATTATGATTTGGGTACGACTACTAGAAACATAACGGAAGGTTTTAGTAAAGATATTTCTTTTACGGCTAGTTATTCAAAATCCGGATTTGAAATACCGTTATTTGGTTTGTCTCTTCAAAATGATATTGAAATTTCACTTTCCTATACTACAAGTGAAAATTCAACAGTGATTTATGAAATGGATAACTTTAACGAAGAAGGAACACCTCAAGACGGTACAACAAGAACTAGTATTGAACCAAGAATTAAATATGTTATGAGTTCTAGAGTAACACTATCATTATTCTACAAAAGAACTTCGGTTGAACCGAAAGGTGCAGCTCGTATTCCACCGACTACTACTAATGAAGCTGGATTAGAAGTTCATATTTCTATTCAATAATAGCTAAAGGATTATAATGCCACCCAAAAGAATATTATGGGTCGATGATGAGATTGAATTGCTGCGATCACATGTTTTATTTTTAACCGAGAAAGGCTATGAAGTAGAAACTGTTACTAATGGTACTGACGCAGTTAATGAGGTTAATACAAAAAATTATGACCTAATTTTTCTTGATGAAATGATGCCCGGTATGGGTGGACTTGAAACTTTATCCGAAATAAAGGAAATTAATTCTCATATACCTGTAGTCATGGTTACCAAAAGTGAAGAAGAAAGTTTGATGCATGATGCTATTGGAAGTAAAATTAGTGACTACTTGATTAAACCAGTAGTTCCTTCACAAATTTTACTTGTATGTAAAAAGATTTTTGATCGACAAAAAATTTCTGGCGAATATGTTGCCAGAGATTATTTAAATGATTTTAACCAAATCTCAACTCAGCTTCTTAACAATCCTGACCATTCTGCTTGGATTGATATTTATAAACGATTAGTTAATTACGAATTAGAACTTGATGCACATCCCGAAGTTGATTTACGCCAGACACTCAGCGATCAGAAAAAAGAATGCAACCAAGAATTCAGTAAGTATGTTGAGAAATATTATAAAAAATGGATTGATAGTTTGGAATATGATGATTCACCAAATATGACTCCTCGTATTATTGAAGATAGAGTGATACCAATGGTGAGAGAAAGTGAAGGGCCGATATTTTTATTCGTGCTTGATTGTCTAAGACTTGACCAATGGAAAGTCATGGAAAGAGAGTTAATAAATTTATTCAATATTAAAACAGATTACTATTATTCCATATTGCCGACAGCAACACCTTATGCTCGTAATGCATTATTCAGCGGGCTCTTTCCTTCTGAAATTGAACAACACTACCCGGAACTTTGGTCAAAAGAAGGAGATGACGAAAGAAGCCAAAATAAATATGAAAAAGAATTACTTCAATTATTGTTAAAGAGAAAGCATGTAAATCTTCGTAACGACCTTAAGTATATGAAAATTATTGACCCAGATGTTGGTAGAGCATTTGAACAAAATATTAGTTCGCATCATAATACACACTTCATGGCAGTTGTGGTAAATTTTCTGGATATGATTGCTCATGGTCGTTCCGATTCGGATATCTTAAAAGAAATTGCGCCGGATGAATCAGCCTACAGATCTTTAACTGCAAGTTGGTTTAGACACTCATCATTGTTGGCTACTTTTCAGACAATTTCTAAAATGAAGAATGCTAAAATTGTTATAACTACCGATCATGGAAGTATAAGAGCATTAAGAGGTGCCAAAGTACTTGGAGATAAAGATGCTTCCAGTAATCTTCGCTTTAAATTTGGCCGGAATTTAAAAGTTGACGATAAACATGCGGTTTTTGTAAAAAATCCAGCCGATTACAAATTACCGCGTAAGAATATGATGATCAGCTATATCTTTGCTAAAGAAGATTACTATTTTGTTTATCCTACAGACTATCATAAGTATCTTAGCTATTATAAGGATACTTTTCAACATGGAGGAATTTCCATGGAGGAAATGATTTTACCAATTATTACTATGGAAAAGAGATGACATTCCCAGTATCGGTAGAATCCTTAAATGAAAGCGACACGATCAATTTCGCGAATGAGTTTGCAGTTACTCTAAATCAAGGGGATATAGTTGCATTAAATGGGAATTTAGGAAGTGGTAAAACTTTTTTTATCAAAGCTGTTTGCAAAAATTTTGAAATTGATAATGTAACGAGTCCGAGTTTTGCAATCGTAAATAGTTATGATGGAAAATACAAAATCAATCACTTTGATTTTTATAGAATCAAAAAGATAGATGAGTTATATGATATTGGTTATTATGACTATTTAAATGATTCATCAATTACATTTATCGAATGGGCGGATTTATTTCCGAAATTGTTGCATAAAAATTACTACGAAATTAATATAGAAATTGATTCTCAAACCACGCGAAAAATTTCGATAAGAAAATATGAATGATATATTTCCATTATTAGCTTTCGAGACGACTGATGAACTTTGCAGTGCTGCATTATTATTGAACCAAAATGAATACTCCGAGATTAATGTCAGTGGAAAACACGTTCATTCAGCGAAACTTGTCCCAAGTGTCGAACAATTACTTTTAACAAATAAAATTCTAGTCGGTGAATTGAAAGTAATTGCCGTTTCTGAAGGGCCAGGTTCATTTACCGGATTGAGAATCGGCATGTCTGCGGCTAAAGGAATTGCGGTTGGGGCTCAAGTACCGGTGCTGTTAGTTCCTACTTTCGAGGCAATTGCTTTTAAATATTGTAACATTCTTCCGAATGATTCGATATTCTGTATTGTCAAAAAAGCAAGTAGGGATGAAATTTACTTTGCTAAATATAAAGTAAAGGATAATAATTATTTTTTGGTTCAGCCATTAAGTTTAATTCAGGTGGGCGATCTTCCAAAACAAACCATGAATTCTGATGTAGTTATTACCAATATTATTAAAGATTTAGCGGTTAATAAAACATCAGTCCTGTCAGCTCTAGATATTGGAGTATGGGCTTATAAATTTGGCAAAGATTTATTAACTTCGGACTATGATTTATTGGAGCCGAAATATTTCAAAGAATTTATTGTAAAGGAGAAATTATGAAGAAACTATTTTATACAATCAGTTTGCTTGCAGTTTTGTCAATTAGCGTAATGGCTCAGCCAAAAGCAGTCTTCTCTGAAGAGAAATATGATTTTGGAAGCATAAGACAAGGTGAGATAGTGTCACATGAATTTGTTTTAAAAAATGAAGGCAACGAAATCTTAAAAATAGAAAATGTGAAAGCAACTTGTGGTTGTACTGCTGTTGCACCTGAGAAAAAAGAATTAAAACCTGGTGAATCTACAAAAATAGGAGTGAAATTTGACTCAAATGGTAGAAGGGGTGTTCAGCAAAAATACGTTTATGTTTTCACAAATGATCCGGAAAGACCTCAATCTCGTTTAGCATTTGCTACCAAAATATTACTTGAAGGTGAGATAGAATCCGAGGTCGTTAACCCACCACTTTTTCATATCAAATCAAACGAAATAGATTTTGGATCGGTGAGCGAGGGCGAAGTAAAATCTGAACGGATAACTTTTATGAATAGAGGTAAAAGTGAACTGGAAATTATTAGTGTAAAATCTTCTTGTGATTGTGCAGCAGTTTCTGTGAGTAAGAAAAAATTACGTCCAAATGAAGTTGCTTTTCTAAGTGTTAGATTTGATTCAAGAGGG
It contains:
- a CDS encoding bifunctional response regulator/alkaline phosphatase family protein, with translation MPPKRILWVDDEIELLRSHVLFLTEKGYEVETVTNGTDAVNEVNTKNYDLIFLDEMMPGMGGLETLSEIKEINSHIPVVMVTKSEEESLMHDAIGSKISDYLIKPVVPSQILLVCKKIFDRQKISGEYVARDYLNDFNQISTQLLNNPDHSAWIDIYKRLVNYELELDAHPEVDLRQTLSDQKKECNQEFSKYVEKYYKKWIDSLEYDDSPNMTPRIIEDRVIPMVRESEGPIFLFVLDCLRLDQWKVMERELINLFNIKTDYYYSILPTATPYARNALFSGLFPSEIEQHYPELWSKEGDDERSQNKYEKELLQLLLKRKHVNLRNDLKYMKIIDPDVGRAFEQNISSHHNTHFMAVVVNFLDMIAHGRSDSDILKEIAPDESAYRSLTASWFRHSSLLATFQTISKMKNAKIVITTDHGSIRALRGAKVLGDKDASSNLRFKFGRNLKVDDKHAVFVKNPADYKLPRKNMMISYIFAKEDYYFVYPTDYHKYLSYYKDTFQHGGISMEEMILPIITMEKR
- a CDS encoding DUF1573 domain-containing protein — protein: MKKLFYTISLLAVLSISVMAQPKAVFSEEKYDFGSIRQGEIVSHEFVLKNEGNEILKIENVKATCGCTAVAPEKKELKPGESTKIGVKFDSNGRRGVQQKYVYVFTNDPERPQSRLAFATKILLEGEIESEVVNPPLFHIKSNEIDFGSVSEGEVKSERITFMNRGKSELEIISVKSSCDCAAVSVSKKKLRPNEVAFLSVRFDSRGKSGALTHTIDLITNDKQHTEVAVTIKANVVKGEKS
- the tsaE gene encoding tRNA (adenosine(37)-N6)-threonylcarbamoyltransferase complex ATPase subunit type 1 TsaE, whose amino-acid sequence is MTFPVSVESLNESDTINFANEFAVTLNQGDIVALNGNLGSGKTFFIKAVCKNFEIDNVTSPSFAIVNSYDGKYKINHFDFYRIKKIDELYDIGYYDYLNDSSITFIEWADLFPKLLHKNYYEINIEIDSQTTRKISIRKYE
- the tsaB gene encoding tRNA (adenosine(37)-N6)-threonylcarbamoyltransferase complex dimerization subunit type 1 TsaB — translated: MNDIFPLLAFETTDELCSAALLLNQNEYSEINVSGKHVHSAKLVPSVEQLLLTNKILVGELKVIAVSEGPGSFTGLRIGMSAAKGIAVGAQVPVLLVPTFEAIAFKYCNILPNDSIFCIVKKASRDEIYFAKYKVKDNNYFLVQPLSLIQVGDLPKQTMNSDVVITNIIKDLAVNKTSVLSALDIGVWAYKFGKDLLTSDYDLLEPKYFKEFIVKEKL